From the Actinomycetota bacterium genome, one window contains:
- a CDS encoding MEDS domain-containing protein → MERKDLIPELKDLAPGAHLCHLYGDEEEGREVLRTFLREGLLRGEKVLCVAGEDDRTEAARGLSRMGVNVAEHLTAGSLSFFSPAEAYLPDGYFDPRATLRFLSRQARAAAAGGWPSLRIAGKMSWALDNPHDWKKMVQCEAEINRLPEACRCVIMCQYDATAFDPSFLVDLLHTHPLVVVGGELFDNVYYVPPGEFLGNMVPQSVLRHHLVHLEERKRAVAEIQAAREYAEAIVETIREPLLVLDAGLRVITANRSFYRTFQVNAEETEGRLLYELGDRQWDIPELRMLLEEIVPLNSHFDGYEVEHDFPRIGRRSMLLNARRVYREGNRTDMILLAIEDVTARRSAEERVQKLNRMFLGLGADFLANMETVLYACQDIMECDLAAYARLDKGRLSLLNTTPGEGGFLLCEEPSRFLGWPLLSGDHAGLLETTSSGSGESWRDDPLAERHGFLSFLGYPVLLQDRVIGVLSIYYHKERHRRGEDDHGILAVLARTLSIEEERLAREQGLKDFIDVASHELRHPVTLVKGYALSLRERWEELPEGEAREMLAAVDEGVDRLTRLVEGLLDVSSIERGRFRLELQEAELPSLVRRALDETVKTRGRLKLRLRGKTGTCLLDPTRFLEVMVILLENARKFSTPCSPVEVEVERKEDHYLISVLDRGPGIPEEDRERVFERFHQVEKAPFHSKPGLGMGLYVAREIVERHHGKIWYEPRDGGGSVFRFTIPASPDINVA, encoded by the coding sequence ATGGAAAGGAAAGATCTCATCCCCGAACTGAAGGACCTGGCTCCCGGGGCACACCTCTGCCACCTCTACGGCGACGAGGAGGAGGGGCGCGAGGTGCTGCGCACCTTTCTCCGCGAAGGGCTGCTGCGCGGAGAGAAGGTCTTATGCGTGGCCGGAGAGGATGATCGCACGGAGGCCGCCCGCGGGCTTTCCCGCATGGGCGTGAACGTCGCTGAGCACCTGACCGCCGGCAGCCTATCCTTTTTCTCACCCGCGGAAGCGTATCTCCCGGACGGCTACTTCGACCCGCGGGCCACCCTTCGCTTCTTGTCCCGGCAGGCGCGGGCGGCCGCCGCCGGGGGATGGCCCTCCCTGCGCATCGCCGGGAAGATGTCCTGGGCCCTGGACAACCCTCACGACTGGAAGAAAATGGTGCAATGCGAGGCGGAGATAAACCGCCTTCCCGAGGCGTGCCGCTGCGTCATCATGTGCCAGTACGACGCGACCGCCTTCGACCCCTCCTTCCTGGTGGACCTCCTCCACACCCACCCCCTCGTGGTGGTGGGTGGCGAGCTCTTCGACAACGTCTATTACGTCCCCCCGGGGGAATTCCTGGGGAACATGGTCCCGCAGTCCGTCCTCCGCCACCACCTCGTGCACCTTGAGGAGCGCAAGCGGGCGGTGGCCGAGATCCAGGCGGCGCGGGAGTACGCGGAGGCCATCGTGGAGACGATACGCGAGCCGCTGCTGGTGCTCGACGCCGGGCTGCGGGTGATCACCGCCAACCGTTCCTTCTACCGCACCTTCCAGGTAAACGCGGAGGAGACGGAGGGAAGGCTGCTCTACGAGCTTGGGGACCGGCAGTGGGACATCCCGGAGCTGAGGATGCTGCTGGAGGAGATCGTTCCCCTCAACTCCCACTTCGACGGCTACGAGGTGGAGCACGACTTCCCGCGCATAGGGCGGCGCAGCATGCTCCTCAATGCCCGGCGCGTCTACCGCGAGGGTAACCGCACCGACATGATACTCCTGGCCATCGAGGACGTCACCGCGCGCAGATCGGCGGAGGAAAGGGTGCAGAAGCTCAACCGCATGTTCCTGGGGCTGGGCGCCGATTTCCTGGCCAACATGGAGACGGTGCTATATGCCTGCCAAGACATCATGGAGTGCGACCTTGCCGCCTACGCGAGGCTGGATAAAGGAAGGCTCTCCCTCCTCAACACCACTCCTGGTGAGGGGGGGTTCCTCCTCTGCGAGGAACCCTCACGTTTCCTCGGATGGCCTCTCCTGAGCGGAGATCACGCCGGTCTCCTGGAAACAACGAGCTCGGGCAGCGGGGAATCCTGGCGGGACGACCCCCTGGCGGAGCGCCACGGCTTCCTCTCCTTCCTGGGATACCCCGTTCTGCTGCAGGACCGTGTCATCGGGGTATTATCCATATATTACCATAAAGAGCGGCACCGCCGGGGAGAAGACGACCACGGGATCCTGGCCGTCCTGGCGCGCACGCTTTCCATCGAGGAGGAGCGCCTGGCTCGCGAGCAGGGCCTGAAGGACTTCATCGACGTCGCCTCCCACGAGCTGCGCCATCCCGTAACCCTGGTCAAGGGCTACGCGCTCAGCCTGAGGGAGCGCTGGGAAGAGCTGCCGGAAGGCGAGGCAAGGGAGATGCTCGCCGCCGTGGACGAGGGAGTGGACCGCCTAACCCGCCTGGTGGAGGGATTGCTCGACGTCTCCAGCATAGAGCGCGGGCGATTCCGGCTGGAGCTGCAGGAGGCGGAGCTGCCGTCCCTAGTGCGAAGGGCGCTGGACGAAACGGTAAAGACGCGCGGCCGGCTCAAGCTGCGGCTGCGGGGGAAGACGGGCACCTGCCTTCTTGACCCCACGCGTTTCCTGGAGGTCATGGTCATCCTGCTTGAAAACGCCCGCAAGTTCTCTACACCGTGCTCGCCCGTGGAGGTCGAGGTGGAAAGGAAAGAGGACCACTACCTCATCTCCGTCCTTGACCGCGGCCCCGGCATCCCGGAAGAGGACAGGGAACGCGTCTTCGAGCGTTTTCACCAGGTGGAGAAGGCGCCTTTCCATTCCAAGCCCGGCCTGGGCATGGGGCTCTACGTCGCCCGCGAGATCGTGGAGCGTCACCATGGAAAGATCTGGTATGAGCCGCGGGACGGCGGCGGCTCCGTCTTCCGTTTCACCATCCCCGCATCCCCGGACATTAACGTTGCCTGA
- a CDS encoding acetate--CoA ligase — translation MSEIVWKPYGDYLEKANITRFMRKHGIPDYHELVRRSCDELEWFWDAIMEDLDIRWYQPYEKVLDTSRGIQWAKWYLGGRTNIVLNCLDKHLDTPVKSKLAFIWEGDDGAIRRYTYGDVHREVCRMACALRNLKVGKGDTVGIYMPMSPQIVFSLLACLKIGAIAIPIFSGFGPKPVAARLRDAEAKVLITADASLRRGKVFPIKENADEAVEQVPSVRHMVVYRRAGIDVPWHATRDIWMDQLTWCLPEDCPTEEMDSEDYAMIIYTSGTTGRPKGSVHTHAGCLAQMCKELGYYFDVKQDDVFFWLTDIGWMMGPWMIIGVMNFGGTFVIFEGVPDYPEPDRLWDLVERHAVTTFGISPTAIRMLMRFGEGWVEKHDLSSLRILGSTGEPWDPESWMWYFEKVGKGRLPIINISGGTEIVGCFLSPLPITDLKPITLRGPGLGMCIDVFDDDGKPVRGEKGHLVALKPAPSMTRGFWKDPERYLETYWSRWQDVWYHGDWASVDEDGFWFLHGRSDDTIKVSGRRTGPAEIEAALIEHEAVSEAAVIGVPHEIKGEAVVCFVLLQPGFQPSQELAESIKDKVAEYLGKVGRPDEVHFVGSLPKTRSAKIVRRLIKAKYLGEELGDLSSVDNPQALEEIPTRS, via the coding sequence ATGAGCGAGATCGTCTGGAAACCCTACGGAGATTACCTGGAGAAGGCCAACATCACACGGTTCATGCGCAAGCACGGCATCCCCGACTACCATGAGCTGGTGCGCAGGTCCTGCGACGAGCTGGAGTGGTTCTGGGACGCCATCATGGAGGATCTGGACATCCGCTGGTACCAGCCTTACGAGAAGGTGCTCGACACCTCGCGGGGTATCCAGTGGGCGAAATGGTACCTGGGGGGGAGGACCAACATCGTCCTCAACTGCCTGGACAAGCACCTGGACACGCCGGTGAAGAGCAAGCTGGCCTTCATCTGGGAGGGAGATGACGGGGCCATCAGGCGTTACACCTACGGCGACGTGCACCGCGAGGTGTGCCGCATGGCCTGCGCCCTGCGCAACCTCAAGGTGGGGAAGGGGGACACGGTGGGCATCTACATGCCCATGTCCCCCCAGATCGTCTTCTCCCTACTGGCCTGCCTGAAGATCGGGGCCATAGCCATCCCCATCTTCTCCGGTTTCGGGCCCAAGCCGGTTGCCGCCCGCCTGCGGGACGCCGAGGCCAAGGTGCTCATCACCGCCGACGCTTCCCTGCGGAGGGGGAAGGTCTTCCCCATCAAGGAGAACGCGGACGAGGCGGTGGAACAGGTGCCTTCCGTGAGACACATGGTGGTTTACCGCAGGGCGGGGATCGACGTCCCCTGGCATGCCACGCGGGACATATGGATGGACCAGCTGACGTGGTGTCTTCCTGAGGACTGCCCGACGGAGGAGATGGATTCGGAGGACTACGCCATGATCATCTACACCTCGGGGACCACGGGACGCCCCAAGGGCTCGGTGCATACCCACGCCGGCTGCCTGGCCCAGATGTGCAAGGAGCTGGGCTATTATTTCGACGTCAAGCAGGACGACGTTTTCTTCTGGCTCACCGACATCGGCTGGATGATGGGACCCTGGATGATCATCGGGGTGATGAACTTCGGAGGCACCTTCGTCATTTTCGAGGGGGTGCCCGACTACCCGGAGCCGGATCGCCTGTGGGACCTGGTGGAGAGGCATGCCGTGACCACATTCGGGATCTCTCCCACCGCCATCCGCATGCTCATGCGCTTCGGCGAGGGGTGGGTGGAGAAGCATGACCTCTCCAGCCTGCGCATACTGGGCTCCACGGGTGAACCCTGGGATCCGGAATCCTGGATGTGGTATTTCGAGAAGGTGGGAAAGGGAAGGCTCCCCATCATCAACATCTCCGGCGGCACCGAGATCGTGGGCTGTTTCCTCTCCCCCCTCCCCATCACCGACCTCAAGCCCATCACCCTGCGGGGGCCGGGGTTGGGCATGTGCATCGACGTCTTCGACGACGACGGAAAGCCGGTGCGGGGCGAGAAGGGTCACCTGGTAGCCCTGAAGCCCGCCCCCTCCATGACCCGGGGGTTCTGGAAGGACCCCGAGCGTTACCTGGAGACCTACTGGTCCCGCTGGCAGGACGTCTGGTACCACGGGGACTGGGCCTCGGTGGACGAGGACGGCTTCTGGTTCCTCCACGGACGCTCGGACGACACCATAAAGGTTTCCGGGCGCCGTACGGGGCCGGCGGAGATCGAGGCTGCCCTCATCGAGCACGAGGCGGTTTCCGAGGCCGCGGTCATAGGCGTTCCCCACGAGATCAAGGGCGAGGCGGTGGTGTGTTTCGTGTTGCTGCAACCGGGATTCCAGCCCTCTCAAGAACTGGCGGAGAGCATCAAGGATAAGGTGGCGGAATACCTGGGAAAGGTTGGGCGTCCCGACGAGGTGCACTTCGTGGGCTCCCTGCCCAAGACCCGTTCCGCCAAGATCGTGCGCCGCCTCATCAAGGCCAAGTACCTTGGGGAGGAGCTTGGAGACCTCTCCTCGGTGGATAATCCGCAGGCCCTGGAAGAGATTCCCACGCGCTCGTGA
- the cobO gene encoding cob(I)yrinic acid a,c-diamide adenosyltransferase, giving the protein MIQVYTGDGKGKTTAALGQALRALGHGMKVYMIQFMKGRTYGELLACERCLPDLTIVMSGRDEFVKKGAPEEIDVRMAREGLELAKRVVSEGKHQMLILDEINVAVDYGLLPLEEVLAFLRSCPRDMEVVCTGRYAPRELLEMADLVSEVREVKHHYRQGVQMRKGIEY; this is encoded by the coding sequence ATGATCCAGGTCTACACCGGGGACGGCAAGGGAAAGACCACGGCGGCGCTCGGCCAGGCCCTGCGGGCGCTCGGCCACGGCATGAAGGTCTACATGATACAGTTCATGAAGGGACGGACCTACGGAGAGTTGCTCGCCTGCGAGCGCTGCCTCCCCGACCTTACCATCGTCATGTCCGGCCGCGACGAGTTCGTGAAGAAAGGCGCGCCCGAGGAGATCGACGTGCGCATGGCGAGGGAAGGTCTCGAGCTGGCCAAGAGGGTGGTGAGCGAGGGGAAACACCAGATGCTCATCCTGGACGAGATAAACGTGGCCGTAGATTACGGGTTGCTGCCCCTCGAGGAGGTGCTTGCGTTCCTGCGCTCATGCCCCCGCGACATGGAAGTGGTGTGCACCGGGCGTTACGCGCCGCGCGAGCTGCTGGAGATGGCCGACCTGGTGAGCGAGGTGCGGGAGGTGAAGCACCACTACCGGCAGGGCGTGCAGATGAGAAAGGGGATCGAGTACTGA
- a CDS encoding 3-oxoacid CoA-transferase, producing MADYNTLEMMICAAARNLEDGKAVAVGTGAPCAASMLAQKAHAPNLVIIFEAGGVAPLLPTMPISVGDSRTFHKAVMASGMCEVMETIQRGMVDYCFLGGAQIDMYGNLNSTVIGDWEKPRVRFPGSGGANDFGSLAWRIMVITPQDARRFVERVDFITTPGYLDGPGARERAGLPAGTGPYKVITDMAVMGYDPESKRMRVESIHKGFTFEDVQEKTGFELLKAPEVVETPEPTAEELRILREEVDPNRYIIGR from the coding sequence ATGGCCGACTACAACACCCTGGAGATGATGATCTGCGCGGCCGCCCGTAACCTGGAGGACGGCAAGGCGGTGGCCGTGGGCACGGGCGCGCCCTGCGCGGCTTCCATGCTGGCCCAGAAGGCGCACGCCCCCAACCTGGTGATCATCTTCGAGGCCGGGGGGGTGGCGCCGTTGCTTCCCACCATGCCCATCTCCGTGGGCGACTCGCGCACCTTCCACAAGGCGGTCATGGCCAGCGGCATGTGCGAGGTCATGGAGACCATCCAGCGCGGCATGGTTGATTACTGCTTCCTGGGCGGGGCCCAGATCGACATGTACGGCAACCTCAACTCCACGGTCATCGGGGACTGGGAGAAGCCCAGGGTCAGGTTCCCCGGCTCCGGCGGCGCCAACGACTTCGGCTCGCTGGCCTGGAGGATCATGGTCATCACCCCCCAGGACGCCCGCCGCTTCGTGGAGCGGGTGGACTTCATCACCACCCCGGGGTACCTGGATGGCCCGGGCGCCCGCGAGCGGGCGGGATTACCGGCCGGCACCGGTCCCTACAAGGTGATCACCGACATGGCGGTCATGGGATACGACCCCGAGAGCAAGCGCATGCGCGTGGAGTCCATCCACAAGGGGTTCACCTTCGAGGACGTGCAGGAGAAAACGGGGTTCGAGCTCCTCAAGGCCCCCGAGGTGGTGGAGACGCCGGAGCCCACCGCGGAGGAGCTGCGCATCCTGCGCGAGGAGGTCGACCCCAACCGCTACATCATCGGCCGGTAA
- a CDS encoding zinc ribbon domain-containing protein, whose translation MQQLNPGQVKKYLKQLRERKDQYLYYLGELAFQAGEQGALGEGPMLDAYRTLKDIMVQINQWEEYMERMRAAKEAAQQPRCPRCGAGVVRGAAFCPSCGTPLGAAAPAAPGMPPQVAVPPQVLPQAGPLPPGAAPGPYGAPAPAAPGIQPPSPQPSPQPPPPPPAPAGAVVPGGKACAVCGAALDEDALFCGNCGSRVKAGAAAPEEGAAAGGEGTGPEAVEPGTEERPSGEAVAAGGTEAVVPAGAVPLTCPGCNTAVEDAEALFCPNCGARLR comes from the coding sequence ATGCAACAGCTGAATCCGGGCCAGGTGAAAAAATATCTCAAGCAACTGCGGGAAAGGAAGGACCAGTACCTCTATTACCTGGGGGAGCTGGCTTTCCAGGCGGGAGAGCAGGGCGCCCTCGGCGAGGGTCCCATGCTCGATGCGTACCGCACCCTCAAGGACATCATGGTGCAGATAAACCAGTGGGAGGAATACATGGAGAGGATGCGGGCCGCCAAGGAGGCCGCGCAGCAGCCGAGATGCCCCCGTTGCGGTGCGGGCGTGGTGCGGGGGGCGGCCTTCTGCCCCTCGTGCGGCACTCCCTTGGGCGCGGCGGCCCCGGCGGCCCCCGGCATGCCGCCGCAGGTTGCCGTGCCGCCACAGGTATTGCCCCAGGCAGGACCGCTGCCACCCGGTGCGGCACCCGGGCCGTACGGGGCGCCTGCGCCGGCGGCCCCGGGCATCCAGCCGCCTTCACCACAGCCATCGCCGCAACCTCCGCCTCCTCCTCCTGCGCCCGCCGGAGCGGTGGTCCCGGGAGGGAAGGCCTGCGCCGTGTGCGGTGCCGCCCTCGACGAGGACGCCCTGTTCTGCGGCAACTGCGGCAGCAGGGTGAAGGCGGGAGCGGCTGCTCCGGAAGAAGGGGCGGCCGCCGGCGGGGAAGGGACGGGGCCGGAAGCGGTAGAGCCTGGAACGGAAGAAAGGCCCTCCGGGGAAGCCGTTGCCGCCGGTGGAACGGAGGCGGTTGTCCCGGCGGGGGCCGTGCCCTTGACCTGCCCGGGCTGCAACACGGCGGTGGAGGATGCCGAGGCGCTCTTCTGCCCCAATTGCGGAGCGAGGTTGCGGTGA
- a CDS encoding 3-keto-5-aminohexanoate cleavage protein, whose product MSLADKCIITAALAGAATMKSQNPAVPYTVEEFVEEAYKCYNAGAAIVHIHARDPETGLPTSSIDILREIVKGITEKCPIVINLSSAIGIGATPEERINVVKQLKPEMASLNTNSMNFALGDWKQHIVLGETVFTNTFQMLVDFAKTMRECGTKPELEVYDLGGLYNTLFVRHQGIFVEPLHYQFVWGVLGGCWLDLANFKRFMDLIPEDATWSTCGVGPAQFRGAFIAAVEGGHIRVGLEDNITVRKGVLAQGSWEQVEKAVKIVELADREPATPDETRQILGLKGGPEI is encoded by the coding sequence ATGTCACTCGCGGATAAGTGTATCATCACCGCGGCGTTGGCCGGGGCTGCGACCATGAAATCCCAGAACCCGGCCGTACCCTACACGGTGGAGGAATTCGTGGAGGAGGCCTACAAGTGCTACAACGCCGGGGCCGCGATCGTCCACATCCACGCCCGCGACCCGGAAACCGGGCTCCCGACCTCAAGCATCGACATCCTGCGGGAGATCGTCAAGGGCATCACCGAGAAATGCCCCATCGTCATCAATCTTTCCTCGGCCATCGGCATAGGCGCCACCCCGGAGGAGCGCATAAACGTGGTCAAGCAGCTCAAGCCGGAGATGGCCTCCCTGAACACCAACTCCATGAACTTCGCCCTGGGCGACTGGAAGCAGCACATCGTCCTGGGGGAGACGGTGTTTACCAACACCTTCCAGATGCTGGTGGACTTCGCGAAGACCATGAGGGAATGCGGCACCAAGCCGGAGCTCGAGGTCTACGACCTCGGCGGCCTCTACAACACCCTCTTCGTACGCCACCAGGGCATCTTCGTGGAGCCGCTCCACTACCAGTTCGTGTGGGGCGTGCTGGGCGGGTGCTGGCTGGATCTGGCCAACTTCAAGCGCTTCATGGATCTCATCCCCGAGGATGCCACCTGGAGCACCTGCGGCGTGGGTCCCGCCCAGTTCCGCGGCGCCTTCATCGCGGCCGTGGAGGGCGGGCATATCCGCGTGGGCCTCGAGGACAACATCACCGTGCGCAAGGGCGTGCTGGCCCAGGGCTCCTGGGAGCAGGTGGAAAAAGCTGTTAAGATCGTGGAGCTGGCCGACCGCGAGCCGGCCACCCCCGACGAGACCAGGCAGATACTGGGCCTCAAGGGCGGCCCCGAGATCTAG
- a CDS encoding FAD-dependent oxidoreductase yields the protein MEEYEAVVVGAGVGGLAAASLLAKEGLKTLLVEAEDRVGGRALSLRGEELREKGPGWYRRLLAGQYCWLAHAVPSLEEMAASGTLEGFTLDLGYHGVSLAGEGYFALLRDLIGGYGEHPVLIKPFLTGSWLDGEFYREPPLSRSTEVDEKLQAELDRLGAHYLEFFGDFLSMTPQEFEELDRVSLNGHLEKIGFHRSKALYDYFRCVGTLITTINNPHEISIGDILRYAARVIAPAILRGGDVYVGGFVEGGVMNWPEAVAARFRDFGGELRLSTRVISVELEGRRVRGVVMRDGGGEERVSCRRLVFNPPVQELVRYLDERALPDAFVRRITSLYGYGSVNPYIGLRELPVPEEHARRLMKTPCVVPRSQGFDWDVYMAWNIQSYIDPACAPAGRHLFAAYLPLTEAEAKNRETVMKVVRAVPDFLEEVYPGFKDCVEWELYTVCTRLEGVAKSVTQAGSLKPDVVVPGVEGLYLAGDTARGYGVAMDCACSSGILCASAITGRDYGMDTTA from the coding sequence ATGGAGGAATACGAAGCGGTGGTGGTGGGTGCGGGGGTTGGAGGACTTGCGGCGGCGTCCCTGCTGGCCAAGGAAGGCTTGAAGACCCTGCTGGTGGAGGCGGAGGACCGCGTGGGCGGCCGTGCCCTCTCCCTGCGGGGGGAGGAGCTGCGCGAGAAGGGGCCCGGTTGGTACCGCAGGCTTCTCGCCGGCCAGTACTGCTGGCTCGCCCATGCCGTTCCGTCGCTGGAAGAAATGGCCGCGAGCGGCACCCTGGAAGGTTTCACGCTGGACCTCGGTTACCACGGGGTGAGCCTGGCGGGGGAGGGGTACTTCGCGTTGTTGCGCGATCTCATCGGGGGATACGGCGAGCACCCCGTGCTCATCAAGCCCTTTCTCACCGGGTCCTGGCTGGACGGGGAGTTCTACCGCGAGCCTCCCCTCAGCCGCAGCACTGAGGTGGACGAGAAGTTGCAGGCGGAGCTTGACCGCCTGGGCGCGCACTACCTGGAATTCTTTGGCGATTTCCTCTCCATGACCCCGCAGGAATTCGAGGAACTGGACCGGGTTTCCCTCAACGGGCACCTGGAAAAGATCGGCTTTCACCGCAGCAAGGCGCTCTACGACTACTTTCGCTGCGTCGGAACCCTTATCACCACCATCAACAACCCGCACGAGATATCCATCGGGGACATCCTGCGCTATGCCGCCCGGGTAATCGCCCCCGCCATCCTCAGGGGCGGGGACGTGTACGTGGGGGGGTTCGTCGAGGGGGGAGTCATGAACTGGCCAGAGGCGGTGGCGGCGAGGTTCCGCGATTTCGGCGGCGAGCTGCGCCTCTCCACCAGGGTGATATCGGTGGAGCTGGAGGGAAGGCGCGTGCGGGGCGTGGTGATGCGGGACGGGGGAGGCGAGGAGCGCGTTTCCTGCCGGCGCCTCGTCTTCAACCCGCCGGTGCAGGAGCTCGTCCGTTACCTCGACGAAAGGGCCCTTCCCGATGCGTTCGTGCGCAGGATCACGTCCCTTTACGGTTACGGAAGCGTCAATCCGTATATCGGGCTCCGTGAGCTGCCCGTTCCGGAGGAGCACGCGAGACGCCTCATGAAGACGCCCTGCGTGGTGCCGCGTTCCCAGGGCTTCGACTGGGATGTGTACATGGCGTGGAACATCCAGTCGTATATCGATCCCGCATGCGCGCCGGCCGGCAGACACCTCTTCGCCGCGTACCTGCCGCTGACCGAGGCCGAAGCTAAGAACAGGGAGACGGTCATGAAGGTGGTGCGGGCGGTTCCAGACTTCCTCGAGGAGGTGTACCCGGGCTTCAAGGACTGCGTGGAATGGGAGCTCTACACGGTGTGCACCCGCCTGGAGGGGGTTGCGAAGAGCGTCACGCAGGCGGGCAGCCTCAAGCCGGACGTCGTCGTTCCTGGCGTGGAGGGGCTCTATCTCGCCGGGGACACGGCGCGGGGCTACGGCGTGGCCATGGACTGTGCCTGTTCCAGCGGCATCCTATGCGCCTCGGCCATAACCGGGCGGGACTACGGCATGGATACAACGGCATAG
- a CDS encoding CoA transferase subunit A gives MFEVIAEGEGPLFMDPDADKAREFFRSKNRAMVSKVMTVSEAVGKFVHDGDYLAIGGFGANRIPTAVCHEIVRQRKKGLIFAGHTSTHDFQILAAGEVFDRCDIAYIIGLEARGLSPNARRYMESGKVQCCEWTNYAMACRLKAAAMGVSFLPARNVMGTDTFRRSAAKVVRCPFTGERYVLFPALWPDVSAIHVHEADVYGNCRIKGISIADLELARASKRLIITTERLIPNEDIRSDPTSTVIPYYLVDAVCEVPFGSYPGNMPYEYFSDEDHLRMWLTVEKDPDEFRKFLDKYIYRTRDFNQYLELCGGIERINQLRAVENLIDLGGKG, from the coding sequence ATGTTCGAAGTCATCGCCGAGGGCGAAGGACCCCTCTTCATGGACCCCGACGCCGACAAGGCCCGCGAATTCTTCCGCAGCAAGAACCGGGCCATGGTGAGCAAGGTGATGACCGTCAGCGAAGCGGTGGGAAAGTTCGTCCACGACGGAGATTACCTGGCCATCGGCGGCTTCGGGGCCAACCGCATTCCCACCGCGGTATGCCACGAGATCGTGCGGCAACGAAAGAAGGGCCTCATCTTCGCCGGGCACACCTCCACGCATGACTTCCAGATACTGGCAGCAGGCGAGGTGTTCGACCGTTGCGACATCGCCTACATCATCGGCCTGGAGGCGAGGGGGCTGTCCCCCAACGCGCGGCGCTACATGGAGAGCGGCAAGGTGCAGTGCTGCGAGTGGACCAACTACGCCATGGCCTGCAGGCTAAAGGCGGCGGCCATGGGGGTCTCCTTCCTTCCCGCGCGCAACGTCATGGGAACGGACACCTTCCGGCGCAGCGCCGCCAAGGTCGTCAGATGCCCCTTCACCGGTGAACGGTACGTCCTCTTCCCAGCCCTGTGGCCGGATGTCTCCGCCATCCACGTCCACGAGGCGGACGTCTACGGGAACTGCCGTATCAAGGGCATCTCCATCGCCGACCTGGAGCTGGCAAGGGCTTCCAAGCGGCTTATCATCACCACCGAACGCCTGATACCGAACGAGGATATCCGTTCCGACCCCACGTCCACCGTCATTCCCTACTACCTGGTGGACGCGGTATGCGAGGTCCCCTTCGGCAGCTACCCCGGCAACATGCCCTACGAGTACTTCTCGGACGAGGACCACCTGCGCATGTGGCTCACCGTAGAGAAAGACCCCGACGAGTTCCGGAAATTCCTCGACAAGTACATATACAGGACCCGCGACTTCAACCAGTACCTGGAGCTGTGCGGCGGCATTGAGCGCATCAACCAGCTCCGGGCCGTCGAAAACCTCATCGACCTCGGCGGGAAGGGGTGA